A genomic region of Sciurus carolinensis chromosome 7, mSciCar1.2, whole genome shotgun sequence contains the following coding sequences:
- the Trim31 gene encoding E3 ubiquitin-protein ligase TRIM31: MASQQFSGNLKEEVICPICMDFLQDPATIDCGHNFCHKCIARIAEDSGRFLKCPLCNSSVKKTFRPNWLLVNLVKKIQAMGTSEEQPEGEELKCQKHGEKFYYFCEHDGDFLCVMCRESEDHRMHNASLIEEAAQNYQAQIQCQVEILQQTEKEMVQMKEQGEWKINDFMNHVKFEMIKILGEFSHLQQVLEEEKNFLLSRLHWLGQEGDQQRKLFTASMKLQWTALKKLIDSLKVKQQMLPSQLLEDIRATLHRSEEFQFLSPTLIPPHLEKKLSVAKSRHDSIIENMKKFEDNLQASGKKDKNRFLESMNEKDKQNWDETIKPGLSNPYPLTPSHALFEASFPGEAAPSASLLAGSRETYVEVPVNRASSEDAGSFGSESSERFKAVLTPVALDAASPHPDLILSQDLKTVTLPLHPQRRSEEPADQERFYPFPCVLGSPGISSGCQAWEAELQGGERAGCLVGVASELVCRRGCLLVEPLAGFWTLRITSLGCEALTDGGTRENLPIRPKKVGIFVDHELGEVVFFDSTTSNHIYTFHASFAGQIFPFFQLLYPGTQITLNP, translated from the exons ATGGCCAGCCAACAGTTTTCCGGCAATCTGAAGGAGGAAGTGATCTGCCCCATCTGCATGGACTTTCTGCAGGACCCTGCCACCATTGACTGTGGACACAATTTCTGCCACAAATGCATTGCACGGATTGCGGAAGATTCAGGCAGATTTCTCAAATGTCCCCTCTGCAACAGTTCTGTGAAAAAAACATTCAGGCCCAACTGGCTGTTGGTGAATCTGGTGAAGAAAATCCAAGCTATGGGTACCTCTGAGGAGCAACCAGAAGGGGAAGAACTGAAATGTCAGAAGCATGGAGAGAAGTTCTATTACTTCTGTGAGCATGATGGGGATTTCCTCTGTGTGATGTGTCGTGAATCTGAGGACCACCGAATGCATAATGCCAGCTTGATAGAAGAAGCTGCCCAGAACTATCAG GCGCAGATTCAATGTCAGGTTGAGATCTTGCAGCAAACGGAGAAGGAGATGGTACAAATGAAGGAGCAAGGCGAATGGAAGATCAATGACTTTATG AACCATGTGAAATTTGAGATGATAAAGATCCTGGGGGAATTCAGTCACCTGCAACAGGTCCTAGAAGAGGAGAAGAATTTCCTCCTGTCCCGGCTCCATTGGCTAGGGCAGGAGGGAGACCAGCAGAGGAAACTCTTCACTGCTTCAATGAAGTTGCAATGGACTGCCCTCAAGAAGCTCATAGATTCCCTGAAGGTCAAGCAGCAAATGCTGCCCAGTCAGCTGCTAGAG GACATCAGAGCTACCCTGCACAG GAGTGAAGAATTTCAGTTTCTCAGTCCAACCCTGATTCCTCCACACCTGGAGAAAAAACTCAGTGTAGCAAAATCAAGACATGACTCCATCATAGAGAACATGAAGAAATTCGAAG ACAACCTCCAGGCCAGTgggaagaaagataaaaacagatTCCTCGAAAGCATGAATGAAAAAGACAAGCAGAACT GGGACGAAACAATTAAGCCGGGGCTATCGAATCCCTACCCGCTAACTCCATCCCACGCCTTATTTGAGGCTTCCTTTCCTGGAGAAGCCGCCCCTTCAGCATCACTTCTGGCTGGAAGTAGGGAGACTTACGTTGAAGTTCCTGTAAACCGAGCCAGCTCTGAGGACGCGGGGAGCTTTGGCTCTGAGAGTAGTGAACGGTTCAAGGCGGTGCTGA CCCCTGTAGCACTGGACGCGGCCTCGCCCCACCCAGACCTCATCCTTTCTCAGGATCTAAAAACAGTAACGCTGCCTCTCCACCCTCAGCGCAGATCTGAAGAGCCAGCAGACCAGGAGCGCTTCTACCCTTTCCCTTGCGTGCTGGGCTCTCCAGGCATTTCTTCTGGCTGCCAGGCCTGGGAGGCGGAGCTCCAAGGAGGAGAGCGCGCGGGCTGTCTGGTGGGCGTGGCCTCGGAGCTAGTATGCCGACGAGGTTGTCTGCTGGTGGAACCCTTAGCAGGCTTCTGGACGCTACGCATCACCAGCCTCGGGTGCGAGGCGCTCACCGATGGTGGCACCCGGGAGAATCTACCTATCCGTCCGAAGAAAGTGGGCATCTTCGTGGACCACGAACTCGGGGAGGTCGTCTTCTTCGACAGCACCACAAGCAACCACATCTACACCTTTCACGCCTCCTTCGCTGGGCAGATCTTCCCCTTTTTCCAGCTCCTGTATCCTGGCACACAAATCACCCTGAATCCCTAG